In one window of Ptiloglossa arizonensis isolate GNS036 chromosome 5, iyPtiAriz1_principal, whole genome shotgun sequence DNA:
- the LOC143146514 gene encoding protein white-like isoform X3 → MTATEETEPLIPTRVSANRGHKQGTVSYDAISLEGVGRDGSVCGTSSETSFGSKTNFRSSSASGKPVAARSLGNVANESITYTWSDLNVYVARNNEKLLERLFINRRKLIERKHLLKDVCGVAYPGELLVIMGSSGAGKTTLLNALTFRSGRGVTVSGVMAANGRRVSPTILTSRTAYVQQDDLFLGTLTVKEHLLFQAMVRMDRRIPIAQRIHRVNEVINELALIKCRNTVIGQPGRIKGLSGGEMKRLSFASEVLTDPPLMFCDEPTSGLDSFMAHQVVSVLKALAACGKTIVATLHQPSSELFALFDRILLMAEGRVAFMGTATQACTFFETLGAACPSNYNPADYFVQMLAVVPGREMSCRHAINTVCNAFQKSNHGVKIALEAEATNGEFEDTLRDSKDPKNRSPYKATWCEQFRAVLWRSWLSVIKEPILIKIRLLQTIMVALLIGIVYFNQQLDQDGVMNINGALFIFLTNMTFQNVFAVINIFCTELPIFLREHRNGMYRTDVYFLCKTLAEAPIFVAVPLLFTIIAYPMIGLHPGLEHFFITASIVALVANVSTSFGYLISCISDNLSMALSIGPPVIIPFLLFGGFFLNTASIPHYFEWFSYLSWFRYGNEALLINQWSGVETIQCTRSNATCPKSGQMVLQIFNFKEEHFWMDIICLFSLIAVFRFLAFLALLSKTRRVKRM, encoded by the exons atgaCTGCCACGGAAGAAACCGAACCGCTGATTCCCACGAGAGTGTCAGCTAACCGCGGACATAAACAAGGCACGGTCTCTTACGATGCGATCTCGTTG GAAGGAGTTGGAAGGGACGGGTCAGTGTGTGGGACGAGCTCCGAAACGTCGTTTGGATCGAAAACGAACTTCCGTTCTTCGAGCGCGTCTGGAAAACCAGTGGCGGCGCGTTCTCTTGGAAATGTTGCGAACGAGTCGATTACGTATACTTGGAGCGATTTGAATGTATACGTGGctagaaacaatgaaaaactGTTGGAACGGTTGTTCATTAACAGAAGGAAATTAATCGAACGCAAACATCTGTTAAAAGACG TGTGTGGCGTAGCCTATCCAGGTGAGTTACTAGTGATCATGGGATCCTCTGGTGCTGGAAAAACAACGTTACTGAATGCGTTAACATTTCGTTCGGGCCGCGGGGTTACTGTGTCCGGTGTGATGGCAGCCAATGGTCGAAGAGTCTCACCCACGATATTGACATCGAGGACCGCTTACGTACAGCAGGACGACCTATTTCTCGGCACTCTGACAGTTAAGGAACATCTTCTCTTTCAGGCTATGGTGCGCATGGACCGGCGAATACCTATCGCACAGAGGATCCATCGTGTGAACGAAGTGATCAACGAG CTTGCTTTGATAAAATGTAGAAACACCGTGATCGGTCAACCGGGCAGAATAAAAGGCCTCTCTGGCGGCGAGATGAAAAGACTCTCATTCGCATCCGAAGTTCTCACCGATCCGCCACTGATGTTTTGCGACGAGCCGACATCAGGTCTGGATTCGTTCATGGCGCATCAAGTGGTTTCTGTTTTGAAGGCTTTGGCTG CGTGTGGCAAGACAATCGTCGCTACGTTGCATCAACCCTCTTCGGAATTGTTCGCTCTCTTCGACAGAATTTTGctaatggccgagggaagagtCGCCTTTATGGGTACAGCTACACAGGCGTGCACTTTTTTCGAGAC attAGGCGCGGCTTGTCCCAGTAACTACAATCCGGCAGATTATTTCGTGCAGATGTTGGCTGTAGTGCCAGGAAGGGAAATGTCCTGTCGCCACGCGATAAATACCGTATGCAATGCGTTCCAAAAGAGCAACCACGGCGTTAAGATCGCATTGGAGGCGGAAGCGACAAACGGTGAATTCGAGGACACTCTGCGGGACTCAAAGGATCCGAAGAATCGATCGCCGTATAAGGCAACCTGGTGCGAACAATTTCGCGCGGTTTTATGGCGCTCTTGGTTGTCGGTTATCAAGGAACCGATACTCATTAAAATTCGTCTGCTGCAGACTATC ATGGTGGCACTCTTGATCGGAATCGTTTATTTCAATCAGCAACTCGATCAGGATGGGGTTATGAACATTAATGGTGCTTTGTTTATATTCCTCACGAACATGACATTTCAGAACGTTTTCGCCGTTATAAAC ATTTTCTGCACGGAGTTGCCGATATTTCTACGGGAACATCGAAACGGAATGTATCGCACCGATGTCTACTTCCTGTGTAAAACGCTGGCGGAAGCACCCATCTTCGTAGCGGTGCCGCTGCTCTTCACTATCATCGCTTACCCGATGATTGGTCTACACCCGGGGcttgaacattttttcattaccgCGAGTATCGTGGCTTTAGTAGCGAACGTATCTACATCTTTTG gcTACTTGATATCCTGTATTAGCGACAACCTATCCATGGCGTTGTCTATTGGGCCTCCGGTGATAATACCATTTCTATTATTCGGTGGATTCTTTCTGAACACAGC ATCCATTCCACACTACTTCGAATGGTTTTCCTACTTGTCTTGGTTTCGCTACGGTAACGAAGCTCTTCTCATCAATCAATGGTCAGGAGTGGAGACTATACAGTGTACGAGAAGCAACGCAACGTGTCCAAAATCTGGACAAATGGTTTtgcaaatattcaattttaaagaG GAGCATTTCTGGATGGATATTATATGTCTTTTTTCCTTAATTGCTGTGTTTCGTTTTCTGGCATTTCTTGCACTGCTTTCGAAAACTCGGCGCGTTAAACGGATGtag
- the LOC143146514 gene encoding protein white-like isoform X2 produces MTATEETEPLIPTRVSANRGHKQGTVSYDAISLEGVGRDGSVCGTSSETSFGSKTNFRSSSASGKPVAARSLGNVANESITYTWSDLNVYVARNNEKLLERLFINRRKLIERKHLLKDVCGVAYPGELLVIMGSSGAGKTTLLNALTFRSGRGVTVSGVMAANGRRVSPTILTSRTAYVQQDDLFLGTLTVKEHLLFQAMVRMDRRIPIAQRIHRVNEVINELALIKCRNTVIGQPGRIKGLSGGEMKRLSFASEVLTDPPLMFCDEPTSGLDSFMAHQVVSVLKALAACGKTIVATLHQPSSELFALFDRILLMAEGRVAFMGTATQACTFFETLGAACPSNYNPADYFVQMLAVVPGREMSCRHAINTVCNAFQKSNHGVKIALEAEATNGEFEDTLRDSKDPKNRSPYKATWCEQFRAVLWRSWLSVIKEPILIKIRLLQTIMVALLIGIVYFNQQLDQDGVMNINGALFIFLTNMTFQNVFAVINIFCTELPIFLREHRNGMYRTDVYFLCKTLAEAPIFVAVPLLFTIIAYPMIGLHPGLEHFFITASIVALVANVSTSFGYLISCISDNLSMALSIGPPVIIPFLLFGGFFLNTASIPHYFEWFSYLSWFRYGNEALLINQWSGVETIQCTRSNATCPKSGQMVLQIFNFKEKLWGSKLYFVQRDEIPNATRARDEHVIRSGPTSQYSDPLITENIFSKFHFYLFVI; encoded by the exons atgaCTGCCACGGAAGAAACCGAACCGCTGATTCCCACGAGAGTGTCAGCTAACCGCGGACATAAACAAGGCACGGTCTCTTACGATGCGATCTCGTTG GAAGGAGTTGGAAGGGACGGGTCAGTGTGTGGGACGAGCTCCGAAACGTCGTTTGGATCGAAAACGAACTTCCGTTCTTCGAGCGCGTCTGGAAAACCAGTGGCGGCGCGTTCTCTTGGAAATGTTGCGAACGAGTCGATTACGTATACTTGGAGCGATTTGAATGTATACGTGGctagaaacaatgaaaaactGTTGGAACGGTTGTTCATTAACAGAAGGAAATTAATCGAACGCAAACATCTGTTAAAAGACG TGTGTGGCGTAGCCTATCCAGGTGAGTTACTAGTGATCATGGGATCCTCTGGTGCTGGAAAAACAACGTTACTGAATGCGTTAACATTTCGTTCGGGCCGCGGGGTTACTGTGTCCGGTGTGATGGCAGCCAATGGTCGAAGAGTCTCACCCACGATATTGACATCGAGGACCGCTTACGTACAGCAGGACGACCTATTTCTCGGCACTCTGACAGTTAAGGAACATCTTCTCTTTCAGGCTATGGTGCGCATGGACCGGCGAATACCTATCGCACAGAGGATCCATCGTGTGAACGAAGTGATCAACGAG CTTGCTTTGATAAAATGTAGAAACACCGTGATCGGTCAACCGGGCAGAATAAAAGGCCTCTCTGGCGGCGAGATGAAAAGACTCTCATTCGCATCCGAAGTTCTCACCGATCCGCCACTGATGTTTTGCGACGAGCCGACATCAGGTCTGGATTCGTTCATGGCGCATCAAGTGGTTTCTGTTTTGAAGGCTTTGGCTG CGTGTGGCAAGACAATCGTCGCTACGTTGCATCAACCCTCTTCGGAATTGTTCGCTCTCTTCGACAGAATTTTGctaatggccgagggaagagtCGCCTTTATGGGTACAGCTACACAGGCGTGCACTTTTTTCGAGAC attAGGCGCGGCTTGTCCCAGTAACTACAATCCGGCAGATTATTTCGTGCAGATGTTGGCTGTAGTGCCAGGAAGGGAAATGTCCTGTCGCCACGCGATAAATACCGTATGCAATGCGTTCCAAAAGAGCAACCACGGCGTTAAGATCGCATTGGAGGCGGAAGCGACAAACGGTGAATTCGAGGACACTCTGCGGGACTCAAAGGATCCGAAGAATCGATCGCCGTATAAGGCAACCTGGTGCGAACAATTTCGCGCGGTTTTATGGCGCTCTTGGTTGTCGGTTATCAAGGAACCGATACTCATTAAAATTCGTCTGCTGCAGACTATC ATGGTGGCACTCTTGATCGGAATCGTTTATTTCAATCAGCAACTCGATCAGGATGGGGTTATGAACATTAATGGTGCTTTGTTTATATTCCTCACGAACATGACATTTCAGAACGTTTTCGCCGTTATAAAC ATTTTCTGCACGGAGTTGCCGATATTTCTACGGGAACATCGAAACGGAATGTATCGCACCGATGTCTACTTCCTGTGTAAAACGCTGGCGGAAGCACCCATCTTCGTAGCGGTGCCGCTGCTCTTCACTATCATCGCTTACCCGATGATTGGTCTACACCCGGGGcttgaacattttttcattaccgCGAGTATCGTGGCTTTAGTAGCGAACGTATCTACATCTTTTG gcTACTTGATATCCTGTATTAGCGACAACCTATCCATGGCGTTGTCTATTGGGCCTCCGGTGATAATACCATTTCTATTATTCGGTGGATTCTTTCTGAACACAGC ATCCATTCCACACTACTTCGAATGGTTTTCCTACTTGTCTTGGTTTCGCTACGGTAACGAAGCTCTTCTCATCAATCAATGGTCAGGAGTGGAGACTATACAGTGTACGAGAAGCAACGCAACGTGTCCAAAATCTGGACAAATGGTTTtgcaaatattcaattttaaagaG AAACTGTGGGGGTCCAAACTATATttcgtccaacgagacgagaTACCGAATGCGACGAGGGCACGTGATGAACACGTGATCAGATCAGGGCCGACTTCACAATACTCGGATCCATTGATTACGGAgaacattttttctaaatttcatttttatctttttgtaatttaa
- the LOC143146514 gene encoding protein white-like isoform X1, which translates to MTATEETEPLIPTRVSANRGHKQGTVSYDAISLEGVGRDGSVCGTSSETSFGSKTNFRSSSASGKPVAARSLGNVANESITYTWSDLNVYVARNNEKLLERLFINRRKLIERKHLLKDVCGVAYPGELLVIMGSSGAGKTTLLNALTFRSGRGVTVSGVMAANGRRVSPTILTSRTAYVQQDDLFLGTLTVKEHLLFQAMVRMDRRIPIAQRIHRVNEVINELALIKCRNTVIGQPGRIKGLSGGEMKRLSFASEVLTDPPLMFCDEPTSGLDSFMAHQVVSVLKALAACGKTIVATLHQPSSELFALFDRILLMAEGRVAFMGTATQACTFFETLGAACPSNYNPADYFVQMLAVVPGREMSCRHAINTVCNAFQKSNHGVKIALEAEATNGEFEDTLRDSKDPKNRSPYKATWCEQFRAVLWRSWLSVIKEPILIKIRLLQTIMVALLIGIVYFNQQLDQDGVMNINGALFIFLTNMTFQNVFAVINIFCTELPIFLREHRNGMYRTDVYFLCKTLAEAPIFVAVPLLFTIIAYPMIGLHPGLEHFFITASIVALVANVSTSFGYLISCISDNLSMALSIGPPVIIPFLLFGGFFLNTASIPHYFEWFSYLSWFRYGNEALLINQWSGVETIQCTRSNATCPKSGQMVLQIFNFKEQKLWGSKLYFVQRDEIPNATRARDEHVIRSGPTSQYSDPLITENIFSKFHFYLFVI; encoded by the exons atgaCTGCCACGGAAGAAACCGAACCGCTGATTCCCACGAGAGTGTCAGCTAACCGCGGACATAAACAAGGCACGGTCTCTTACGATGCGATCTCGTTG GAAGGAGTTGGAAGGGACGGGTCAGTGTGTGGGACGAGCTCCGAAACGTCGTTTGGATCGAAAACGAACTTCCGTTCTTCGAGCGCGTCTGGAAAACCAGTGGCGGCGCGTTCTCTTGGAAATGTTGCGAACGAGTCGATTACGTATACTTGGAGCGATTTGAATGTATACGTGGctagaaacaatgaaaaactGTTGGAACGGTTGTTCATTAACAGAAGGAAATTAATCGAACGCAAACATCTGTTAAAAGACG TGTGTGGCGTAGCCTATCCAGGTGAGTTACTAGTGATCATGGGATCCTCTGGTGCTGGAAAAACAACGTTACTGAATGCGTTAACATTTCGTTCGGGCCGCGGGGTTACTGTGTCCGGTGTGATGGCAGCCAATGGTCGAAGAGTCTCACCCACGATATTGACATCGAGGACCGCTTACGTACAGCAGGACGACCTATTTCTCGGCACTCTGACAGTTAAGGAACATCTTCTCTTTCAGGCTATGGTGCGCATGGACCGGCGAATACCTATCGCACAGAGGATCCATCGTGTGAACGAAGTGATCAACGAG CTTGCTTTGATAAAATGTAGAAACACCGTGATCGGTCAACCGGGCAGAATAAAAGGCCTCTCTGGCGGCGAGATGAAAAGACTCTCATTCGCATCCGAAGTTCTCACCGATCCGCCACTGATGTTTTGCGACGAGCCGACATCAGGTCTGGATTCGTTCATGGCGCATCAAGTGGTTTCTGTTTTGAAGGCTTTGGCTG CGTGTGGCAAGACAATCGTCGCTACGTTGCATCAACCCTCTTCGGAATTGTTCGCTCTCTTCGACAGAATTTTGctaatggccgagggaagagtCGCCTTTATGGGTACAGCTACACAGGCGTGCACTTTTTTCGAGAC attAGGCGCGGCTTGTCCCAGTAACTACAATCCGGCAGATTATTTCGTGCAGATGTTGGCTGTAGTGCCAGGAAGGGAAATGTCCTGTCGCCACGCGATAAATACCGTATGCAATGCGTTCCAAAAGAGCAACCACGGCGTTAAGATCGCATTGGAGGCGGAAGCGACAAACGGTGAATTCGAGGACACTCTGCGGGACTCAAAGGATCCGAAGAATCGATCGCCGTATAAGGCAACCTGGTGCGAACAATTTCGCGCGGTTTTATGGCGCTCTTGGTTGTCGGTTATCAAGGAACCGATACTCATTAAAATTCGTCTGCTGCAGACTATC ATGGTGGCACTCTTGATCGGAATCGTTTATTTCAATCAGCAACTCGATCAGGATGGGGTTATGAACATTAATGGTGCTTTGTTTATATTCCTCACGAACATGACATTTCAGAACGTTTTCGCCGTTATAAAC ATTTTCTGCACGGAGTTGCCGATATTTCTACGGGAACATCGAAACGGAATGTATCGCACCGATGTCTACTTCCTGTGTAAAACGCTGGCGGAAGCACCCATCTTCGTAGCGGTGCCGCTGCTCTTCACTATCATCGCTTACCCGATGATTGGTCTACACCCGGGGcttgaacattttttcattaccgCGAGTATCGTGGCTTTAGTAGCGAACGTATCTACATCTTTTG gcTACTTGATATCCTGTATTAGCGACAACCTATCCATGGCGTTGTCTATTGGGCCTCCGGTGATAATACCATTTCTATTATTCGGTGGATTCTTTCTGAACACAGC ATCCATTCCACACTACTTCGAATGGTTTTCCTACTTGTCTTGGTTTCGCTACGGTAACGAAGCTCTTCTCATCAATCAATGGTCAGGAGTGGAGACTATACAGTGTACGAGAAGCAACGCAACGTGTCCAAAATCTGGACAAATGGTTTtgcaaatattcaattttaaagaG CAGAAACTGTGGGGGTCCAAACTATATttcgtccaacgagacgagaTACCGAATGCGACGAGGGCACGTGATGAACACGTGATCAGATCAGGGCCGACTTCACAATACTCGGATCCATTGATTACGGAgaacattttttctaaatttcatttttatctttttgtaatttaa
- the Pi3k92e gene encoding phosphatidylinositol 3-kinase 92E, giving the protein MVHIPSAYTYNFWAKSPTEVVELTCLMPNGVVIPFETNRNITLAEIKEDLWDEASKYPLHGTLKDAPSYVFSCINSNAEAEELRDETRRLCDIKPFCSLLKVIEREGVKSDRNLDSQIGLLIGKGLHEFAALKNSEVNDFRWKMRVLGDEVAMPRRKKSWTDIVRSQFPTRLAPTAAIPKNIECRLKDGNIVLVTKFENTETAFTFQISHTATPYDLLGNILTKRANTLMSEGNLEDFTLKVCGQEEYLIGDYPLIQFSYIQDCLAKDVTPTLVTLSRNSVCIDQENTVENAEADALQRARPSFSTLTLRKKGKHISAWKIEEPFVFIVNGISRLNCDAAHRTVEIGLQAGLFHGGKSLCESQKTKETVVSSDGSCEWEETLRFDIKVRDIPRMARLCFVLYEISKTAKGLKSRRLVKDTKQEFFINPLCWANTTIYDFKSQFKTGAMTLYTWTYAEDMQNDDLLHPLGTVVSNPHIDRAAALMLTFPNYGKDKSVLYPTPEKMVEYARKLRESSAERSIQEEPDQDLDVGKFQQLEQLRLLADRDPLHELHEQERKIMWTLRHHCLHEIPTLLAKLLHCVEWNDHREVAEATALVQQWPKLPVEKALELLDYAYADQNVRSFAVRCLMDVSDEDLSLYLLQLVQALKHENYLSCDLTEFLLRRALNNRRIGHFLFWHLRSEMQVGAVSVRFGLILEAYCRGSQQHMRSLFKQMECLGKLKCASEQIKQRKDHRKAALQGFQEFIQEPHCQEALSNVLNPLDPSFRWKRIKIEKCRVMDSKMRPLWLVFENADPFGDDIYLILKHGDDLRQDMLTLQMLRIMDKLWKREGLDLRMNPYGCISTENRVGMIEVVLNAETIANIQKEKGTFSATAAFRRGSLLAWLKDHNHTEAALNRAIEEFTLSCAGYCVATYVLGIADRHSDNIMVKKTGQLFHVDFGHILGHFKEKFGFRRERVPFVLTNDFVHVINKGQTKKGQAVEFQRFQSHCEQAFLVLRQHGGLILSLFAMMISTGLPELSSEKDLNYLRDTLVLEMSESEAQKHFRSKFDEALCNSWKTSLNWASHNMSKNNKTT; this is encoded by the exons ATGGTACACATACCAAGTGCAtatacatacaatttttggGCAAAGTCACCCACAGAAGTTGTTGAATTGACTTGTTTGATGCCAAATGGGGTCGTTATACCATTCGAGACTAATCGTAACATTACGTTGGCTGAAATCAAAGAG GATCTGTGGGATGAGGCCAGTAAATATCCTCTACATGGCACATTAAAAGATGCTCCGTCCTATGTATTTTCGTGCATTAATTCCAATGCTGAAGCAGAAGAGTTACGAGATGAAACTAGACGTTTATGTGACATAAAGCCATTCTGTTCTTTGCTTAAAGTTATAGAACGTGAAGGTGTCAAAAGTGATAGAAATCTTGATTCTCAAATTGGTCTCTTAATTGGAAAAGGATTGCACGAGTTTGCAGCATTAAAAAATTCTGAGGTGAACGATTTTAGATGGAAAATGCGAGTGTTAGGGGATGAAGTTGCAATGCCAAGACGAAAAAAGTCTTGGACAGACATAGTACGTTCTCAGTTTCCTACACGATTAGCTCCAACTGCTGCAATACCAAAAAATATTGAATGCCGATTAAAAGATGGAAATATTGTTCttgttacaaaatttgaaaacacAGAG acAGCCTTCACGTTTCAAATATCACACACAGCAACGCCATATGATTTATTAGGAAATATTTTAACTAAACGAGCAAACACTTTGATGTCTGAAGGAAACTTGGAAGATTTCACTTTGAAGGTTTGCGGACAGGAAGAATATTTAATAGGGGATTATCCCTTAATACAGTTTAGTTACATTCAAGATTGTCTTGCAAAAGATGTTACTCCTACATTGGTTACATTAAGCAGAAACAGTGTTTGTATAGATCAGGAAAATACTGTGGAAAATGCAGAGGCAGATGCTTTGCAACGAGCAAGACCTTCCTTCTCTACGCTAACCCTGCGTAAAAAGGGTAAACATATATCTGCTTGGAAAATAGAGGAACCATTTGTTTTTATAGTTAATGGAATATCACGATTGAACTGCGATGCTGCTCATCGTACTGTTGAA ATTGGGCTTCAAGCTGGTCTTTTCCACGGTGGAAAATCTCTGTGCGAAAGCCAGAAGACCAAAGAAACTGTTGTTAGCTCAGATGGTAGTTGCGAATGGGAAGAAACTTTAAGATTTGACATAAAGGTGCGAGATATACCACGAATGGCTAGGTTGTGCTTTGTTCTATACGAGATTAGTAAGACTGCAAAAGGACTTAAGAGTCGTAGATTGGTTAAAGACACCaaacaagaattttttataaaccCATTATGTTGGGCTAACACAACTATATACGACTTCAAGTCTCAATTTAAAACAGGAGCAATGACTCTTTATACGTGGACGTATGCAGAGGACATGCAGAATGATGATCTCCTACATCCTCTTGGAACAGTAGTGTCAAATCCTCATATAGATAGAGCAGCTGCTCTGATGCTAACCTTTCCAAA TTATGGAAAAGATAAGTCCGTTCTTTATCCGACTCCGGAAAAAATGGTCGAATATGCGAGAAAGTTGCGCGAATCATCCGCCGAACGATCGATTCAAGAAGAACCGGATCAAGACTTGGATGTTGGTAAGTTTCAACAACTCGAGCAGCTTCGACTATTGGCGGACAGAGATCCATTGCACGAGCTTCACGAACAAGAGCGAAAGATAATGTGGACGTTGAGGCATCATTGCCTTCACGAAATTCCTACACTTTTGGCCAAATTGTTACATTGCGTGGAATGGAACGATCACAG GGAGGTAGCTGAAGCCACGGCACTGGTGCAACAATGGCCCAAACTACCTGTCGAAAAGGCACTTGAGTTATTGGATTATGCCTACGCtgatcaaaatgttcgaagcTTTGCCGTGCGTTGTTTAATGGACGTCAGCGACGAAGATTTAAGCCTGTACCTATTGCAATTGGTACAGGCGTTGAAACACGAAAATTACTTATCTTGCGATCTGACAGAGTTTCTACTGAGGCGTGCGCTTAACAATCGAAGGATCGGTCATTTTCTATTCTGGCATCTCAG ATCAGAAATGCAAGTAGGTGCCGTATCCGTTCGATTCGGTTTAATATTAGAAGCCTATTGTAGAGGAAGTCAGCAACACATGCGGTCGCTGTTTAAACAAATGGAGTGCCTGGGTAAATTGAAATGTGCTTCTGAACAAATAAAACAACGGAAAGACCATCGTAAAGCAGCCTTACAAGGTTTTCAAGAATTCATTCAAGAGCCACACTGCCAAGAAGCACTTTCGAACGTTCTAAACCCCTTGGATCCAAGTTTTCGGTGGAAACGCATTAA AATTGAAAAGTGTAGAGTGATGGACAGTAAAATGCGACCGCTTTGGTTGGTTTTTGAAAATGCCGATCCGTTCGGTGACGATATTTATTTGATACTCAAACATGGCGACGACTTGAGACAAGATATGCTTACGCTTCAAATGCTACGAATCATGGATAAACTATGGAAGAGAGAAGGTCTGGATTTGCGTATGAATCCTTATGGTTGTATATCAACAGAAAATAGAGTCGGTATGATTGAAGTGGTTCTAAATGCGGAAACAATTGCGaatatacaaaaagaaaaaggcaCGTTTTCGGCAACAGCCGCATTTAG ACGAGGTTCTTTGCTCGCTTGGCTGAAAGACCATAATCATACCGAGGCAGCATTGAACAGAGCTATCGAGGAATTCACGTTGAGTTGCGCGGGTTATTGCGTGGCTACGTACGTTCTCGGAATTGCGGATAGACATTCGGACAATATAATGGTGAAGAAAACTGGTCAACTATTTCACGTCGACTTCGGCCATATACTTGGACATTTTAAGGAGAAATTTGGATTCAGGCGTGAACGTGTGCCGTTTGTGTTGACCAACGATTTCGTACATGTAATAAACAAAGGACAAACAAAAAAAGGTCAAGCAGTTGAGTTCCAAAGATTTCAGAGTCATTGCGAGCAAGCATTTCTTGTTCTACGGCAACACGGAGGTCTAATATTATCTTTATTCGCTATGATGATATCGACGGGATTACCGGAGTTATCATCGGAAAAAGATCTTAACTATTTAAGAGATACTTtg GTACTCGAGATGTCCGAAAGTGAGGCACAAAAGCACTTCAGGAGTAAATTTGACGAAGCTCTTTGTAATTCGTGGAAAACTTCGTTAAACTGGGCCTCACATAATATGTCGAAAAACAATAAAACAACATGA